From one Bacteroides intestinalis DSM 17393 genomic stretch:
- a CDS encoding helix-turn-helix domain-containing protein — translation MELLTRNNFEGWMQKLMERLDRQDELLLAMKAEGKQPTITESIRLFDNQDLCMLLQISKRTLQRYRSVGALPYKTLGKKTYYSEEDVLTFLSNHIKDFKKEDIAFYKARIHNFFHK, via the coding sequence ATGGAACTGCTCACACGAAACAACTTCGAGGGCTGGATGCAGAAGCTGATGGAACGGCTCGACCGTCAGGACGAACTGCTGCTGGCGATGAAGGCTGAGGGGAAACAGCCCACTATCACGGAAAGCATCCGCCTTTTCGACAATCAGGATTTGTGCATGTTGCTCCAGATAAGCAAACGCACCCTCCAACGCTACCGCAGCGTAGGCGCATTGCCCTACAAGACGCTGGGCAAGAAGACCTATTACAGCGAGGAGGACGTGCTGACATTCCTTTCCAACCATATCAAGGACTTCAAAAAGGAAGATATAGCCTTCTACAAGGCTCGTATCCATAATTTCTTTCATAAAT
- a CDS encoding helix-turn-helix domain-containing protein translates to MLKPLLFIAEFCRRNKKKGLNMKVITMESSAYKEMMAQIANIAGYIREARDEKKRKRETEDKLLDTAQAAKMLNVSKRTMQRMRTDHRIEYVVVRGSCRYRLSEILRLLEDNTVRNEEGTIDTLFHNHTLRTGGKPKGRRT, encoded by the coding sequence TTGTTAAAGCCCCTTTTGTTTATTGCCGAATTTTGTCGCAGAAACAAAAAGAAAGGACTGAACATGAAAGTGATAACAATGGAAAGTTCCGCCTACAAGGAGATGATGGCGCAGATTGCGAACATCGCAGGGTACATCCGCGAGGCAAGGGACGAGAAGAAACGGAAGCGGGAAACCGAAGACAAGCTGCTTGACACGGCACAGGCGGCGAAGATGCTCAACGTGAGCAAGCGCACCATGCAGCGTATGCGCACCGACCACCGTATCGAGTATGTGGTGGTACGCGGAAGCTGCCGCTACCGCCTTTCCGAGATACTGCGGCTATTGGAGGACAACACAGTAAGGAACGAGGAAGGGACAATAGACACCCTGTTCCACAACCACACGCTGCGCACGGGCGGCAAACCAAAAGGAAGGAGGACATAG
- a CDS encoding helix-turn-helix domain-containing protein, whose amino-acid sequence MNMEIVSIEKKTFEMMVAAFGALSEKVAALRRKSDTGRMERWLTGEEVCGQLRISPRTLQTLRDRRLIGYSQINRRFYYKPEEVKRLIPLVGTLYPHGR is encoded by the coding sequence ATGAATATGGAAATAGTATCTATCGAGAAAAAGACTTTCGAGATGATGGTGGCGGCATTCGGCGCACTCTCGGAGAAGGTCGCCGCCCTGAGGCGCAAAAGCGACACGGGGCGCATGGAAAGATGGCTCACGGGCGAGGAGGTCTGCGGGCAGTTGAGAATAAGCCCGCGCACGTTGCAGACGCTGCGTGACAGGCGGCTTATCGGCTACTCGCAGATAAACCGCAGGTTCTATTACAAGCCAGAGGAGGTGAAGCGGCTGATACCGCTTGTCGGCACGCTCTATCCGCACGGCAGATGA
- a CDS encoding helix-turn-helix domain-containing protein: MMNENNDVFTMEDEPIASVVQDMRKGSKWLSAFLESYRPPLDGERYLTDGEVSELLRVSRRTLQEYRNNRVLPFILLGGKVLYPETGLRGVLEANYRKPLE; this comes from the coding sequence ATGATGAACGAGAACAACGATGTTTTTACGATGGAAGACGAGCCGATAGCCTCTGTGGTGCAGGATATGCGCAAAGGCTCGAAATGGCTGTCCGCATTTCTGGAAAGCTACCGTCCTCCGCTGGACGGGGAACGTTACCTGACGGACGGCGAGGTGTCGGAACTGCTCCGTGTGAGCCGGCGCACCTTGCAGGAATACCGCAACAACCGCGTGTTGCCCTTCATACTTTTGGGAGGGAAGGTGCTTTACCCGGAAACGGGGCTGCGCGGGGTACTGGAAGCGAACTACCGCAAGCCGCTGGAGTGA
- a CDS encoding site-specific integrase, giving the protein MKSTFSVIYYLKRQVVKKDGTVPVMGRITVDGSQTQFSCKLTVDPKLWDTKGGRVTGRSTAALETNRMLDKMRVRINRHYQEIMERDNFVTAEKVKNAFLGLEHRYHTLMQVFRQHNEDYEKQVEAGMKAKGTLLKYRTVYKHMQEFLDIRYHVKDIALKELTPAFISDFEMFLRTDKHCCTNTVWLYVCPLRTMVFIAINNEWLTRDPFREYEIKKEETTRSFLTKDEIRLLMEGKLKNAKQELYRDLYLFCAFTGLSFADMRNLTEENIRTYFDEHEWININRQKTGVVSNIRLLDIANRIIGKYRGLCGDGRIFPVPHYNTCLAGIRAVAKRCGITKHITWHQSRHTAATTIFLSNGVPIETVSSMLGHKSIKTTQIYAKITKEKLNQDMENLAARLNGVEEFAGCTI; this is encoded by the coding sequence ATGAAGAGTACATTTTCAGTAATCTACTACCTCAAGCGTCAGGTAGTGAAAAAGGACGGGACAGTTCCCGTCATGGGACGCATCACGGTGGACGGCAGCCAGACACAGTTCAGCTGCAAACTGACTGTCGATCCGAAACTGTGGGACACCAAAGGTGGACGTGTCACGGGCAGAAGCACGGCGGCACTCGAAACGAACCGTATGCTTGACAAGATGCGGGTACGCATCAACAGGCATTATCAGGAAATCATGGAGCGTGACAACTTCGTCACGGCGGAGAAGGTGAAGAACGCCTTTCTCGGACTGGAACACCGCTACCACACGCTGATGCAGGTGTTCCGCCAGCACAACGAGGACTACGAGAAGCAGGTGGAGGCAGGCATGAAAGCCAAAGGCACGCTGCTGAAGTACCGCACCGTTTACAAGCACATGCAAGAGTTCCTCGACATCCGCTACCATGTGAAGGACATCGCCCTAAAAGAGCTTACCCCGGCTTTCATCTCCGACTTCGAGATGTTCCTGCGCACGGACAAGCACTGCTGCACCAATACCGTGTGGCTGTACGTCTGCCCGTTACGGACGATGGTATTCATCGCCATCAACAACGAGTGGCTGACGCGCGACCCGTTCCGCGAGTATGAAATCAAGAAGGAGGAAACAACACGCAGTTTCCTGACCAAAGATGAGATCCGCCTGCTGATGGAGGGGAAACTGAAAAACGCCAAACAGGAATTGTACCGCGACCTCTACCTGTTCTGCGCCTTCACGGGGCTGTCGTTCGCGGATATGCGCAACCTTACGGAAGAGAATATCCGCACCTACTTCGACGAACACGAGTGGATAAACATCAACCGCCAGAAAACGGGCGTGGTGTCCAACATCCGCCTGCTCGACATCGCCAACCGCATAATCGGCAAATACCGGGGACTGTGCGGGGACGGCAGGATATTTCCCGTTCCGCATTATAACACGTGCCTTGCCGGTATCCGTGCCGTCGCCAAGCGTTGCGGCATCACCAAGCATATCACGTGGCATCAGAGCCGCCACACGGCAGCCACGACGATATTCCTCTCCAACGGTGTTCCCATCGAAACGGTCAGCTCCATGCTCGGACACAAGAGCATAAAGACGACGCAGATTTACGCAAAGATAACCAAAGAGAAGCTCAATCAGGACATGGAGAACCTTGCCGCAAGATTGAACGGCGTCGAGGAATTTGCAGGTTGCACCATCTAA
- a CDS encoding MACPF domain-containing protein, which yields MTEIFSSTVTNNMQGVFGELNVAIDQNVYEMQYSTNIRAKIMENYLTTTFKDELYNTPMSEFYNNYGAFVLKKFITGGRATAFYVGLYKQEATTAVKEKALDNEISGSFSFKNVGASADLSFGKNSSGSGSSTENGVTELSMAIETVGGSPAYPIFTIPQKLEDVNIDLSQWMASLTDKTTHSIVDIADEGLVPISEFILEKNMKDRIGLYMKGGNGLKPYYEEPQIILQCGKGSFWEPTVRCYAYLYTRNHEFITLSHEVVPDVDVWINTKSQQLSRFYRLKIVSNKNSSDMVERYMKVFDYDAPLMESSVCYRDTNGILYILDREKKVGYSVHSDYLLDTYAIRNAVYTLPSINIS from the coding sequence ATGACTGAGATTTTTAGTTCAACAGTAACCAATAATATGCAAGGTGTATTTGGAGAACTAAATGTTGCGATAGATCAAAACGTCTATGAAATGCAGTACAGCACTAATATCAGAGCAAAAATAATGGAGAATTATCTGACTACGACTTTTAAGGATGAATTGTATAATACACCGATGAGTGAGTTCTATAATAATTATGGTGCTTTTGTTCTAAAAAAGTTCATAACCGGTGGGCGGGCTACCGCTTTTTATGTAGGTCTTTATAAACAGGAGGCGACTACTGCTGTAAAGGAAAAAGCATTGGATAATGAAATTAGTGGGAGTTTCAGCTTTAAAAACGTGGGGGCTTCAGCAGACTTAAGTTTTGGTAAGAATTCTTCGGGTTCAGGATCAAGTACAGAAAATGGAGTGACAGAGTTGTCTATGGCTATAGAAACTGTTGGAGGTTCACCAGCATATCCCATATTTACTATTCCGCAGAAGTTGGAAGATGTGAATATTGACTTATCTCAATGGATGGCTTCTCTGACGGATAAAACGACTCATAGTATTGTAGATATAGCTGATGAAGGGCTAGTACCTATTTCTGAATTTATTTTGGAGAAGAATATGAAGGATAGAATAGGACTGTATATGAAGGGAGGCAATGGACTGAAGCCTTATTATGAAGAGCCACAAATCATACTTCAATGTGGTAAGGGTAGTTTCTGGGAACCGACGGTAAGATGCTATGCATATTTGTATACTAGAAATCATGAGTTTATTACGTTATCCCATGAGGTTGTTCCTGATGTGGATGTATGGATTAATACTAAATCGCAACAGCTTAGTCGGTTTTATCGTTTGAAAATAGTATCTAATAAAAATTCTTCAGACATGGTTGAGCGATATATGAAGGTGTTTGATTATGATGCCCCGCTCATGGAAAGTAGTGTTTGCTATAGGGATACAAATGGGATACTCTACATCTTAGATCGAGAAAAGAAAGTTGGTTATTCTGTGCATAGCGATTACCTTTTGGATACTTATGCTATCAGGAATGCAGTTTACACTCTTCCATCTATCAATATTTCTTAA
- a CDS encoding TonB-dependent receptor domain-containing protein: protein MKIKCSLLLIMLVVSSLVAAQNAAPTFQIKGVLLDSLTQEGEPYATIKIVKKEAPANALKMLVTDMKGKFQEKVPGTGNFVMTISSIGRNTIVKDFTVKAGEKLVDFGTLYITDASNELGQVEVVAQKPLVKADIDKIEYNVQDDPDSKSNSVLEMLRKVPLVTVDGEDNIKVNGSSSFKVYVNGKPNNMMSNNPTEVLKSMPANSIKHIEVITNPGPKYDAEGVGGILNIVTVGSGLEGYTATFSGNVSNMGAGGGLFGTVKSGKLTVSARYNYNYNDRPRSYSGGNRRTVGDVTEGSSDLDYDGSSKGHGNFQSGSMEASYEIDTLRLVSMSFGLWGGGNNSTSINNTLATAPGTSNELYRYVSDGRSKSSWYSIDGGVDYQRMFHVKDRMFTLSYKINTSPQTSDSYSTYNDMHAATDWEDFLKRLYDLNNDGSQNTTEHTFQADYTTPIGKIHTLEAGAKYILRDNSSEDDRYERQIGTTGDYVLDEEHSSHYKHQNDILAAYMGYGLRVKKISGRLGVRYEHTKQEVKYLLGRGDDFNKNFDDVVPSASIGYKLTDMSNLRFGYNMRIYRPGIWYLNPYLNDSNPTNISQGNSHLDSEKSHSFNLSYSNFTQKFNINLSARYSFTNNSIEQVTEQVKDTEIEGLQNPTGKEVLYSTYQNIGKSRNASLSGYVNWNATSNTRIYANLYGNYTYMEGANGLKNDGWNLFAYGGAQQSLPHDWRISLNIYGQTPWIMLQGKGSSFFDYGLSVNKSFLNKRLTLSAFASNFFKKYTSPTSSIEGVGFTQDSWNRYTRQRFGVSVSYRIGELKASVKKAARTISNDDVKGGGGEGGGGGE, encoded by the coding sequence ATGAAAATTAAATGCTCTTTGCTGCTCATTATGTTGGTGGTATCCTCATTAGTAGCGGCACAGAATGCGGCGCCTACGTTCCAGATTAAAGGAGTCTTGCTCGACTCGCTGACGCAGGAGGGAGAACCTTACGCCACAATCAAAATCGTAAAAAAAGAAGCTCCTGCGAATGCTTTGAAAATGCTGGTTACGGACATGAAAGGTAAGTTTCAGGAGAAAGTGCCTGGAACAGGTAATTTTGTGATGACGATTTCTTCCATTGGTAGAAACACGATTGTGAAAGATTTCACAGTGAAAGCCGGAGAGAAACTTGTTGATTTCGGAACATTGTACATTACGGATGCTTCCAATGAATTGGGACAAGTAGAAGTGGTAGCCCAAAAACCACTGGTGAAAGCCGATATCGATAAAATAGAATATAATGTGCAGGATGATCCTGACTCAAAATCCAATTCTGTATTGGAGATGCTTCGTAAAGTACCCTTGGTTACGGTAGACGGTGAAGACAACATCAAGGTGAACGGTAGTAGTAGCTTTAAGGTATATGTGAATGGTAAACCTAACAATATGATGAGTAACAATCCGACAGAAGTACTGAAAAGTATGCCTGCCAACTCTATTAAGCATATTGAGGTAATTACGAACCCTGGTCCTAAGTATGATGCCGAAGGTGTGGGTGGTATCCTGAATATCGTTACTGTAGGTAGCGGATTGGAAGGTTATACAGCTACATTCAGTGGAAATGTTAGTAACATGGGAGCCGGAGGCGGTTTGTTCGGTACTGTGAAGAGTGGTAAACTGACGGTGAGTGCACGCTACAATTATAATTATAATGACCGTCCACGTAGTTATTCCGGTGGAAATCGCCGTACGGTAGGTGATGTTACTGAAGGCTCTTCAGACCTGGACTACGACGGTAGCAGCAAGGGACATGGTAATTTCCAGTCAGGTAGCATGGAAGCCAGTTATGAAATTGATACCTTGCGTCTGGTTTCTATGTCATTCGGACTCTGGGGCGGTGGAAACAATAGTACCAGTATCAACAATACTCTGGCTACTGCACCCGGTACAAGTAATGAGCTATATCGCTATGTCTCAGACGGCAGGAGCAAGAGCTCATGGTATTCTATCGACGGTGGCGTTGACTATCAACGTATGTTCCATGTGAAAGACCGTATGTTTACCTTATCTTATAAGATTAATACCAGCCCGCAGACCTCGGATTCATACTCCACTTATAATGACATGCATGCCGCTACTGATTGGGAAGACTTCCTGAAGCGTTTGTATGACCTGAATAACGATGGTTCTCAGAATACTACGGAGCATACTTTTCAGGCTGACTATACAACGCCTATCGGCAAGATACATACACTGGAAGCCGGAGCTAAATATATTCTCCGTGACAATTCTTCGGAAGACGACCGTTATGAACGTCAAATAGGGACTACGGGAGACTATGTACTGGATGAAGAGCATAGCTCGCATTATAAACATCAGAACGACATTCTGGCTGCATATATGGGTTATGGGCTGAGGGTGAAGAAGATCTCCGGAAGACTGGGTGTGCGCTATGAACATACCAAGCAGGAAGTGAAATACTTGTTGGGCAGAGGTGATGACTTCAATAAGAACTTTGACGATGTGGTACCTTCTGCAAGTATCGGCTATAAGTTGACGGATATGTCTAACCTGCGTTTCGGCTATAATATGCGTATTTACCGTCCGGGTATCTGGTATCTGAATCCTTATCTGAATGATAGCAATCCTACTAATATCAGTCAGGGTAACTCTCACCTCGACAGTGAAAAGAGTCATTCATTCAATCTGAGTTACAGTAACTTTACTCAGAAGTTCAACATCAATCTTTCAGCACGTTACAGCTTTACTAACAATAGTATTGAACAAGTAACCGAGCAGGTGAAGGATACGGAAATCGAAGGTTTGCAGAATCCTACTGGTAAAGAGGTACTTTATTCTACTTACCAGAATATTGGTAAGAGTAGAAATGCCAGTCTGAGTGGTTATGTAAACTGGAATGCTACTTCCAATACTCGTATTTATGCTAACCTTTACGGAAACTATACTTATATGGAAGGTGCCAATGGACTGAAGAATGACGGTTGGAATCTGTTTGCCTATGGTGGTGCTCAGCAATCTTTGCCCCATGACTGGCGTATCAGTTTGAATATTTATGGTCAGACACCTTGGATCATGCTGCAAGGAAAGGGTAGCAGCTTCTTTGACTATGGATTGAGTGTGAACAAGTCATTCCTGAATAAGCGTTTGACATTGTCAGCATTTGCCAGCAACTTCTTTAAGAAGTACACAAGTCCTACTTCAAGTATAGAAGGTGTAGGATTTACCCAGGACAGCTGGAATCGGTATACTCGTCAGCGCTTTGGTGTAAGCGTTAGCTATCGTATCGGTGAATTGAAAGCCAGCGTGAAGAAAGCTGCACGTACCATCAGTAATGATGATGTGAAAGGTGGCGGCGGCGAAGGCGGTGGCGGTGGAGAATAA
- a CDS encoding MgtC/SapB family protein, giving the protein MEKLYEYLPRELVTFVLVTLFSLLIGLSQRKISLKREGETTLFGTDRTFTFIGILGYLLYILDPVEYRLFMGGGAILGLLLGLNYYVKQSQFHVFGVTTIIIALITYCIAPIVDTQPSWFYVMVVVTVLLFTELKHTFTELAQRMKNDEMITLAKFLAISGIILPMLPNENLIPDINLTPYTVWLATVVVSGISYLSYLLRRYVFHESGILVSGIIGGLYSSTATISVLARKSRKAPAQEAPEYAAAMLLAVSMMFLRFLILIGIFSKEILAAIYPYLLIMSLVTAGVAWYLHRKRKQVPSTDEEAEEEDSSNPLEFKVALIFAVLFVIFTIVTHYTLLYTGTGGLNVLSFIAGLSDITPFILNLLQGSGVAVMVVTACCMQAIVSNIAVNMCYALFFAGGKSPLRRWVLRGFGGVIAINVCLLLFFYLL; this is encoded by the coding sequence ATGGAGAAACTTTATGAATATCTGCCGAGAGAATTGGTAACTTTTGTACTGGTAACCTTATTCTCTTTATTGATAGGTCTTTCACAGCGGAAAATCAGTTTGAAGCGTGAAGGTGAAACTACCTTGTTCGGTACGGACCGTACGTTCACTTTTATAGGTATTCTGGGTTATTTGCTTTATATTCTCGATCCGGTGGAATATCGCTTGTTTATGGGTGGGGGAGCGATATTAGGTCTGCTGCTCGGGCTGAATTATTACGTCAAGCAATCTCAATTCCATGTATTCGGAGTTACTACCATTATTATTGCACTGATCACTTATTGTATTGCTCCCATTGTGGACACGCAACCTTCTTGGTTTTATGTGATGGTGGTGGTGACGGTATTGCTTTTTACAGAATTGAAGCATACCTTTACGGAACTTGCGCAGCGTATGAAGAATGACGAAATGATCACTCTAGCCAAGTTCCTTGCCATCAGTGGTATTATCTTACCCATGTTGCCCAACGAAAATCTGATACCGGATATAAATCTCACTCCTTATACCGTCTGGCTGGCTACGGTGGTGGTATCCGGCATCTCTTATTTGTCTTACTTGCTGAGGCGGTATGTTTTCCATGAATCCGGTATTCTGGTATCCGGTATCATCGGTGGTTTATATAGTAGCACGGCAACCATTTCCGTGCTGGCACGCAAGAGCCGTAAGGCGCCTGCGCAGGAAGCGCCGGAATATGCAGCAGCCATGTTGTTGGCTGTAAGTATGATGTTTCTCCGTTTCCTTATATTAATAGGTATATTCAGTAAGGAAATTCTTGCCGCTATCTATCCATATTTGCTGATTATGTCTTTAGTGACAGCCGGAGTAGCCTGGTATCTGCATCGGAAACGTAAACAAGTTCCGTCAACAGATGAAGAGGCTGAAGAAGAAGATAGCAGCAACCCGTTGGAATTTAAGGTTGCACTTATTTTTGCCGTTCTGTTTGTGATATTCACTATTGTGACGCATTACACTTTACTTTATACGGGTACTGGTGGATTGAATGTGCTATCGTTTATTGCCGGGCTGAGTGATATTACTCCGTTTATTTTGAATTTATTGCAAGGTTCGGGAGTTGCTGTTATGGTGGTGACGGCTTGCTGTATGCAGGCTATTGTGAGCAATATTGCCGTAAATATGTGCTATGCGTTGTTTTTTGCAGGTGGGAAGAGTCCGTTGCGCCGGTGGGTATTGCGTGGGTTTGGTGGTGTGATTGCAATCAATGTCTGTTTGCTTCTTTTCTTCTATTTGCTATAG
- a CDS encoding CYTH domain-containing protein — protein MSQEIERKFLVTGDYKSRAYEQSRIVQGYISSARGRTVRVRIRSGKGYLTIKGASDASGLSRYEWEKEIPLNEAEELMKLCEPGVIDKTRYLVRSGRHTFEVDEFYGENEGLVVAEVELASEDEAFEKPDFIGEEVTGDIRYYNSQLRKCPYTTW, from the coding sequence ATGTCACAAGAAATAGAACGGAAATTCCTCGTGACGGGGGATTATAAATCGAGGGCGTATGAACAAAGCCGTATTGTGCAAGGTTATATCAGTAGCGCAAGGGGCCGAACCGTACGGGTACGTATCCGTAGCGGAAAGGGATACCTTACGATAAAAGGTGCTTCCGATGCCTCAGGCCTCAGCCGTTATGAGTGGGAAAAAGAAATTCCACTGAATGAAGCGGAGGAGCTGATGAAGCTCTGTGAACCGGGAGTTATAGATAAGACCCGTTATCTGGTACGGAGCGGGCGGCATACGTTTGAGGTGGATGAGTTCTACGGTGAGAACGAAGGGCTGGTAGTTGCTGAAGTAGAATTGGCTTCGGAAGACGAGGCTTTCGAGAAACCGGACTTCATAGGTGAGGAGGTGACGGGTGATATTCGTTACTATAACTCACAATTGAGGAAGTGTCCCTATACGACCTGGTGA
- the prfB gene encoding peptide chain release factor 2, producing the protein MITIEQLKDVKERTEALYRYLDIEGKKIQVEEEQLRTQAPGFWDDQKAAEAQMKKVKGLQQWIAGYNEIKTLSEELQLAFDFYKDELVTEEEIDEAYAKASTAIDELELKNMLRDEADQMDCVLKINSGAGGTESQDWASMLMRMYLRYAETNGYKAVISNLQEGDEAGIKTCTIEISGDYAYGYLKGENGVHRLVRVSPYNAQGKRMTSFASVFVTPLVDDTIEVNINVANISWDTFRSSGAGGQNVNKVESGVRLRYQFKDPYTGEEEEILIENTETRDQPKNRENAMRQLRSILYDKELQHRMAEQAKVEAGKKKIEWGSQIRSYVFDDRRVKDHRTNFQTSDVNGVMDGKIDGFIKAYLMEFAGQGE; encoded by the coding sequence ATGATTACCATAGAACAACTGAAAGACGTAAAGGAGCGCACCGAAGCACTCTATCGCTATTTGGATATAGAAGGAAAGAAAATCCAGGTAGAAGAAGAACAGTTGCGTACCCAGGCTCCCGGTTTTTGGGATGACCAGAAGGCTGCCGAAGCGCAGATGAAAAAGGTGAAAGGTTTGCAACAATGGATAGCCGGTTATAATGAAATAAAGACATTATCGGAAGAGTTGCAACTGGCTTTCGACTTCTACAAAGACGAACTTGTTACGGAGGAAGAAATAGACGAGGCTTATGCCAAGGCTTCCACTGCTATTGATGAGCTTGAATTGAAAAATATGCTTCGTGATGAAGCCGACCAGATGGACTGTGTGTTGAAAATCAACTCCGGTGCAGGTGGTACGGAAAGCCAGGACTGGGCAAGCATGCTGATGCGTATGTATCTGCGTTACGCTGAAACCAATGGTTATAAAGCTGTGATATCCAACTTGCAGGAAGGTGATGAAGCAGGTATTAAAACTTGCACCATCGAAATTTCGGGTGATTATGCTTATGGATACCTGAAAGGAGAAAACGGTGTGCATCGTCTGGTACGTGTATCTCCTTACAATGCGCAAGGTAAGCGTATGACCTCTTTCGCTTCGGTCTTTGTCACTCCGCTGGTAGATGATACTATCGAGGTGAACATTAATGTTGCCAATATTTCTTGGGATACTTTCCGTTCCAGTGGTGCCGGCGGTCAGAATGTGAACAAGGTGGAGTCTGGTGTTCGTCTGCGCTATCAATTCAAAGACCCGTATACGGGCGAGGAAGAAGAAATCCTGATTGAAAATACGGAAACCCGCGACCAGCCCAAGAACCGTGAAAATGCAATGCGTCAGCTGCGTTCTATCCTGTATGATAAAGAACTTCAGCACCGCATGGCTGAACAGGCTAAGGTGGAAGCCGGTAAGAAGAAAATCGAATGGGGCTCTCAGATACGAAGCTACGTATTCGACGACCGTCGTGTAAAAGACCACCGTACTAACTTCCAGACTTCGGATGTCAATGGAGTGATGGATGGCAAGATAGACGGTTTCATCAAGGCGTATCTGATGGAGTTTGCAGGACAAGGAGAATAA